In the genome of Peromyscus eremicus chromosome 1, PerEre_H2_v1, whole genome shotgun sequence, the window atctgtctctgataaagcttaacatgtttcaaaatccatagggacaggccagatctacctcagataaatgccaacataaaataataatgattctttttatctctctaagtttttctgtgtcaccagcatcttgtcaaacagaaagttcccagccacagccaagagggatacatgtctccagagcaaacggatgacagacagcattccACAACACCTGTCGACCTCGGAAGACTCCCCTTCTCTATtccccccagagccaaccaacgtccaaaagtcagctggaagcagtttttgagaggaacaacACCCcagtcccatctacctgcttttttttataagggaaagtctgggatgttaggatttggtccttatttacgtcctttaattacgtcatcagccttcgccggcttcccagcctaaaaaagcggttgagccctctgtgggctctctctctctctgttccctctcctttccgctccttcccccccgtcggtccccctctctccctcttccccccgtcggtccccctctctccctctccccccatctctctctctctctctctctctttctctctctctctctctctgtctttctgtctcccccccccccaataaagctctgaaaaggtaaccatggctatgattcttttaattagcacgctcctccgccggcatggccgccgcgggcggtgaccagccacgaggggcagcgccgcCGGCATAACCAACAATACTAAGTCTCATAGGTTCAGAAATGAGCAGAGGTCTGAAGCCTATCAAGGGGGATTAGGAAAGCTTTCTGAAGGACTAAGCAGTCTGACCAGCCTCTCCTGGCTGTGTAACCTCCCACAGGAAATCTGACCTCTCTGCATCATCATCTCTTGGCCTGGCAAATGAGGACCAAACGTCCTGCTCAGGACATGCAGAAGAAATCATCCTGATAATAACGCACAGATAGAATTGAGCATGGTTCCTGGCTGAACTTAAGTTGACATTATTATTGTAGCTATTAATGAGGGGAGACCTGAAGGACCAGTTATGAGGCAGCCAGACTGGAGAGGGAAAGAGCATTCCAGGTAGAGGAAAACAATGCTTGTAAAGGCTGGGAGGTGAGATGGCATCAGAAGAGCACCATGTTCAGGGGGATAAGGGATGGAGCGCAGAGAAGTGGGTGGGTCCTGTAAGAATGTCTGCAGAGGATGCTGTGGAGCCAGGCAAAGCTGTCACATGGAGGGAAGGGTCAGCTGGCCAGGGAGGGGTCCTAACCAGAGTAGGAGATTGCAGGAAGCAGGTGGGGGATGTAGGTGAAGATGATGAGGTCTGAGCAGTAGGCACCAAGAGGAGAAAAAGGGGGGAGAAATCTAGATAGCATCAGAGATTGATGGCAGTGCCAGGGAGGAAGCCGGTGGGAAGGGTCCCCAGCCTTTGCACAGATGATGGAGCCATCCCAAAGTGTTGGTCAAAGGGGAGATGCTGAGTTTAGCAGGTGTTGGACAATGGAAATTGAGTTCTAGGTCTCAGGGGAGATGGTCTCGACAGAGACATCAACTGGAGACTTGATTCTGAGGACATCAGGGAGTCACAGAAGGGGCCAGGGTCAGAGAAGCTTCAGGTAAGACAGAGTGGAaagcaagaaacctgagccagGCAGGGAGTTCACAGGAAGCGCTCTGATTTCTTAGACACTCCTGAAGGAAGTCTTCCTGCATGGTGTCCACAGTTCCAGCTGAGAGTCCACCTTCCCCTGAGGGTGAGGAGTGGAGGATCATTCTAGGCCTCTCCATACATCTTCTGATGGACAAGAAGGGTGGGGTGGGTCACTTAGCCACTATATCATGCCAGGGGACCCTGGCACCTCCCACAGGTCTGTCTTCCTTCCCCACCCAGGAAGCTAAGCCACCATTCCTGCTGGACTTGTCAGACCTGGGACGATGCAAGCTGTGGCTCTCGGTGTAGTGTCCTTTCCAGAGGGCGACCATCACCATGGGCCTCCCATCGGCTCTGCTGCTCTTCCTACTCCTGGGTAAGTTCCCTGTGccacccttccccccagcccccagcagccTGCTCCCTAGCAGTCTCTCAAtgctgtcccctccctcctctcctctgcagCATTCAGAGCAGGGCTCCTAGCCCTCCAGCCAGCTTCTAGACCTCCGCgaccctctgcctcctcctcagaCTCAGGGGGCTCTTCTCAGGGCTTTGTTTCAAAAGACTCCAGCCAGCCCCCGAGCCAGAATTTTCCAGATCAGCCTCCAGGGTCAGAAGCCTCTGCTGCAATCCCTGATTCCAACTGGTTTCCTCGGGGGCTGAATTCAAGCCATGTACCTGGGTCATTCTGGACCAATGTGTCTTCTGGGGGACAATATCTGAGCCCCGATGGCACCTTCTCTAAAATTCCTGCTTCCCAAGTGGCTTTCGATGGTTTCAATTCTCAAGATCCTGCTAAAGACCCCGGGCCTTCCTTCTCTGTTCAAGTCCCAGGCACCAAAGTACCCagcaaggccccaggttcaaagCCACCCCTGAAGCATCACAATCTTGAACTTTCTGCCCAGAACCTTGAATCCAAAGTTTCTTTGGAGACTCACCAGGCTGCAAGTTTCCCCCAGCAAGTCGGGGGACCCCTTGCTGTGCTAGTGGGAACCACCATCAAGCTCCCTCTGACTCCAGTCCCCAGCCCCAGGCCTCCTGCCCCTCTGGTGGTCTGGCGCCGGGGCTCCAAGGTACTGGCAGCTGGGGGCCTGGGGTCACAAGCTCCACTGATCAGTCTGGACCCCATGCATCAAGCCCGCTTGAGATTTGACCAGATTCGAGGGGGTCTGGAACTCACTTCTGCACGGCTGGATGATGCAGGCGTGTACACAGTTGAGGTCATCAGAGGAGGAGTCTCCCAACAGATTCGGGAGTTCACGGTGGGTGTATATGGTAAGTGGGCCCTGAGGTGCCGAGCACAAGCTGCGGGGCCTGCTCTCCTCACAGACATCTGGGCAAATCTGGCCGTGTAAATATGCTTCCTTCCCGGAGGAAAGAACTTGGGAGTGGGCATAGGAGCCAAGACAGGGACCAGACCCCACCTTGTCTGAGGGAGGAGGTCTGGGTCTGGACTCCTAAGTCTGAGAGAGGAGGCCTGAGGCCTGGACCCCTGGATCtaagggaggagggctggaggaagAGACCTGCGGTCTGGAGTCCTGGGTCTGAAGAAGGATTGAGGTCTGGACCCCTGGGTCTCAGGGAAGAGGCCTGGGGTCTGAATCCCTGGGACTGAGGGAATAAGATTGGGGTCTGGACCACTGGGTCTGAAAGAGGGCTGGAGTCTGGACTCCTGGGACTGATGGAATAGGATTGGAGTTTGGACACCCAAGTCTGAGGTCTTTATCTCTAGATCGGAGGGAGGAGGACTGGGGTCTTTaatctgagggaggagggctgacAGCTCCTGGTGTAGTTAGGGGAGCGAGGaagggctgaggaggcagagacttgGGTGGGGCACAGGGAGGGAGTTCTGGTGTATGGACTCTCCGACTCATCAGAGCCCGTTCTGGATCTCCAGAGCCCTTACCCCAGTTGTCGGTACAGCCCAGGgctccagagacagaggagggggCAGCCGAGCTGAGTCTGCGCTGCGTAGGGTGGAATCCAGGTAGTGGGGAGCTAAGTTGGAGCAGAGACGGTCGTGCCCTGGAGAGCCCAGACCCTGAAGGCGCAGAGCCACCTCGCATCCGCGCAAAACGGGACCAGCTGCTCATCTCACGTCCGGTACGCAGCGACCACGCCCGGTACACCTGCCGTGTCCGCAGCCCCTTTGGCCACACCGAGGCTGCAGCTGACGTCAGTGTCTTCTGTGAGTGGGGGGCGTGTCTCCAGTGAGGATTCGAGTCATGAGTCCCGGGGGAGAAGTGGGCTCAGGGTCTGTGACTCCTTTACAGTTCCCCCTCCTCCTTGTCTCGCCCCCCACTTAAGACGGCCCGGATGCTCCAGTCATCAAGGTCTTCTCCGACCGCGATGCGGTTCCTGAGCTCTACGTTACCGCGGGCAGCAATGTCACCTTGCACTGCTCGGCCCCCTCGCGGCCGTCTGCGGACATTGCATGGAGTCTGGCAGACCCCACAGAGGCCGCAGTGCCTGCGGGGCCTCGCCTCCTGCTGCCGTCGGTGGGGCCAGGCCACGCCGGCGCTTACGCCTGCATAGCTGCGAACCCCCGCACCGGCCGCCGCAGGCGTTCGGTGCTCAACCTCACTGTGGCGGGTAAGAGCTGTGGGTCCATCCAGCAGGGAGAGCGGAAGCACGTGGAGGCTGGGGTGTCAGGGCAGGGAGGAGACAGCAACGAGAAGGGCAGAGTAGGAGGCGGGCCCTTCAGAGAGGGAGGGTCCAACAAGGAGGAGCTGGGACAGTTACCGGTGGGCGCGGCTGCTGGAGAAGAAGCCGAGCTAGCAGAGTGGAATGGGGAATAGCTGCTGATGGGCGTGACTTCCAGGAAGGGGAGGAGctagcaagcagtttctgagaaaACCTCAAGTAAGCATGGCCACCAGGGAAAGAGTAAAGCTAGCCAGGAAGGTACAGGGACATTTGTGAGTAAGGTGGGATAACCTGGAGAGGAGCGCCATTATCAGGGCAGAGCAGAAACGTAATGGTGGGACGGGACAAAGGGCTTGTCCAGCGGGAGGAGGAGAGACAACTTAGGTGGGCATGGATGGTAGGAGGAGGGATATCTGAGAGTAGAACACCCACCAATTGCTAATGGGTGGAGCAAAGTGGCACAAGGATACACGTGCTTAGGCCGAGGCCCACGGGTATGTAGATTGCGGGTTGAAGGCGTGAGGATaccaaggagaaggagaagagccaGCAGGAGGAGAGGGTGGGCGGTCCTGAGAGAGAATTCCCAATCCAGTGAGCAGCGAAGTTAAATGGCAGAGCTAGATTCGAAAGAGAAGGCATGAGCTACCTAGGCTGGTAAGTAGGATCAGCGAAGGTTGAAGTTACCTgcaaaggcagagggagggagtcaCAAAGGGGTCAGTGCACGCGGGAGGGCGGAGCTATCGAGGAAAAGAGGCGGAGAGAAACCTAGAGAAGGAGCGGGGCATCCCGCATGGAGGTGGGACTGGAGAAGATGAAAGGACTGAGGCTGGATGATCTCTCCTCCGTGGCAGATCTGCCCCCCGGGGCCCCACAATGCTCAGTGGAAGGGGGTCCCGCGGACCGGAGCCTCCGCTTTCGCTGCTCCTGGCCCGGTGGGGTCCCTGCCGCCTCTCTGCAGTTCCAGGGTCTCCCCGAAGGCGTCCGTTCAGAGCCGGTGCCATCTGCACTCCTGGTGGCTGTCCCGGCCCGCCCGGAGCTCAGTGGCGTCGCAGTCACCTGTTTGGCCCGCCACCTGGTGGCGACACGCACCTGCACGATCATCCCGGGTGAGAGGGGCTGGGCCTCCTTGCTATCTTTAAGGGAAGTGGGTGACTTTTTCTTTGGTCCTTTGGAGTTTAAGGAAAGGACCAAAAAGAACTTTACTTATTTTTCGAAAGCCAAACTTCACTTTCTTTgggagttgggtctctccttccatcatgtaagtctcagggatagaactcaggtcgtcaggcttgctGGCAATTGCCTTTATCTGCTAAGCCGTTTCCTGAGACCTCAAACTTGACTTTTCTTTGAACCTGGAGGAGAAGCAAAGTTTTGTCCTGTACTTCAGGGTGGGGAGCTAGCAGGAACAGAGTGTTCCATCCCAAACCCCTGGGCTCAGAAAAAGGGCTGTCATCTTCCCAGGtacccagagagagagaaaggtaatGGATAGCTAACAATAACGAGTTTCCCAGCCTAGGATCCTGTGGTACATAAATGTATGCTGAAGAAGCTGGAGAGTGAATGAATGGGTGGGTGAGATGATACAAtgggaaaaggcacttgccaccaagcctggtgacctgggtttggtccccagaaccctaGTGGTGAATGGCTAGAGCCAACCCCCAGCAATTGTTCTGTGATCTCTGCATACTTTCAGTAGTGGACACACAcaatagataaaacaaacaaacaaacaaacaaacaaacaaacaaacaaataaataaaagaaaaactcaaaaatgaatgaataggCAGACTGTGACCTCTGGTCACAGAGCAGGAGGGGACATTTGCCACCTTTTGCTTTAACAAAGGACATAGAACTTGGTTGTTCACATTCAGTAAGGTCTTGTTTCTCTTAACTGGGCTTCTTCCACCAACAGAAGCCCCCCAGGAAGTGCTGCTCCAGCCAGTAGTGGAGGAGACAGAACCAGGGGATGTGGTGGTAACACTGGAGGTCACTGGCTGTCCCCCACCCTCAAGAGCATCCTGGGCCCGGGaaggaaggcccttggcttcagGAGGTGGGAGTCGACTGCGGCTTAGTGAGGATGGCCGGAAGCTCCTCATCAGCAACTTCAACCTGGATTGGGACCTGGGGAACTACTCTGTGCTATGCAGCAGCGCACTGGGCGCTGGAGGCAACCAGATCACCCTTGCTGGTGAGCTCCAGCCAAACCCAGACGTTCAGAaaccagccctcctccctcagttcCAGCCCTCCTCACTGTCTCCCGCCAGATCCTCCTCATTGTCTAGCGTCTTTCCTTTCCAGGGCCCTCCATTTCCTCGTGGAGGCTGCAGAGAGCCCAAGAAGCCGCAGTGCTGACCTGGGATGTGGAGCGAGGCACCCTGCTCACTGGTTTTCACATCCAGGCATGGACAGATGGCTCTGACCTGGATAGAGTCACCATGAGCAGGGACTGGGTCTCCCTGCTCGTTCTGGGCCCTCAGGAAAGGTCAGCCATCGTACCACTCCCTCCTCGGAACCCTGGGACCTGGACCTTTCGCATCTTGCCCATCTTGGGGTCTCTGCCAGGGACCCCATCTCAAAGCCGGGTCTACCAAGCGGGTAAGTTGGGCTGTGGTACCTTTTCCTGCCTTCCTCTCAACACCTGACCAGCCATTCTTAGGTTTTTACATCGACCCTCTGCTTCTGTTAGTGTTGGGGGGCTCCTGTGACAATGTCCTACTACCTGGTTGGCTTGAAACAATAAGCGTCTCTTCTCTCatgtctctttttaaattttatttatttgattgttagtttatttatgtacatgtgacatgatgtgtgtgtatagagtTCAGAGAAGACTCTGAGCGAGTTGGTTCTGTCCTTTTGCTTTGagagtcccagggactgaactcggaTTTCATGGGTCTTCCTGAGAAGGATGAGTTGGGGGTACAGACAAACTTAAGTGCATCCCTGGATCCTGCTTCCTTGTCTCCCTTTGGTGTGTGTCTTCCAGATTCTGCCCTGAGTCCCGGAGCCATCGCGGGCATCGTCCTGGGCTCTCTGTTGGGCTTGGCGCTGCTGGCTGGCCTTCTGCTCCTGTGTATCTGCTGCCTGAGGCATTTCCCAGGTGAGTGAGGACCTAGGAAGAGGCAGCTGGGGCCAGCTTGGAGCTTTCCTAGGTCAAAGCTTAGGCATGGCAATCAATGCGTTAAATAACAGTCCCATCACCCTATCACCCTCCGGGACCAGCTTCCATTCCTACTGACCAGGGTGGCATGTTGGAGCAATCAATCATGTGCTTCCTGTCATCCTCTCACAGGAAGGACTTCTGTGAAAAAGCAGCACCCCCTGACCTTGCCTCCTGTGCTTACCCCGCCAGGAAAAAAGGTGCAGAATTTGACCCCAGTGCGGACCCCACGGCCACTGCCCATCAAAAGCCAGCTGCAGAGCCCTCGCCCAGTCAAGGCCCAACAAGTGAGTGTGGGTGTTGTTTCCTCCTGCCGTGGGGGTCAAGtagcttcctggaagaggaggATATTCTAATTCTAATGCTGTCTTTCTTCTAGTTTTTCTTCATGACTTACaaagtgtcctagttagggttactattgctgtgatgaaacaccacgccCCAAACaacatggagaggaaaaggtttatttggcttacacttccgaATCACAGTTCTTCGTCataggaagtcaggacaggaacttccacagggcaggaacccggaggcaggagctgatgcacacgTCGTGGAcgatgctgcttactagcttgctcagcctgctttcttatagaacccaggactgctAGCCCAGGGGTAGCCGAACCCACAACGGACTGGGCCTTCCCAggttaatcactaattaagaatctaccctacagacttgcctgcgGCCCTAGCTtatggaggcattgtctcaatCGAAGTCCCAtctctcagatgaccctagcctGTGTCacactgacataaaactagccagcacacaaagGTTGATAAAAATTGTTCCATTTATGTATTGTTTGATTGCTTGGCAACAGGGCCtgactatgtatcccaggctataTAACTAGGATCCTCCGACCTCTACCTCTTATGTCCAGtaatcaccacatctggcttacgTAGACCTGGGGATGGGACCCATATATTCTAGGCAAACACTAGTTACAGACCCACACCtcatgctttgctttgttttgaataCCGGTAACTGGACGTCTTGCTCAGCTCTTATGTATACCAAAAGAATATAAATTCCAATTTATCTTCCAAAGTAGAGTGAGATGCAACTTCTGTTTCCCATAGAAATTATTCCAGACTTCCATTATTAAAGTCTGAGGTAGATGGAATTTCCTTGTTTTCCTGTAAAAGTTGAGCTGTTGAATGCCTTAGCTCTCCCAAGGGTGGCTGAACAGTTTTTCATTGGCACACGGAGGGGCCACACCTGTAGTCATAGTGACTGGAAGGctgagcaggaggatcactgcaaattCAAGGTTATCTTGGGTGATACagcaggaccctgtctcagacagacagaaaagaaaaacaaaaacagaaacaaacaaacaaaaaaaacacaaaataaaaacaaaacaaaaaaacaaagagaaataaaaggaagagggaaggagaagggactcaactagttttctttaaggtttatttatttttattttatgtgtgtgtttggcctgcatgtgtgtctatgcaccacaagcatgcagtgctcgcaggggccagaagagggtgtcacatcccccagaactggaattacagaccgttgtgagctaccacatagATGATAGGaatttaacccaggtcctctgcaaaagcaataagtgcccttaccactgagccatctctccagcccctcagctagTTTCTGAAAGGCTCGGGCTATAGGTGGAAGGTTAGGTGGTACCCAGGGTACCCCCTGAAGTTGCCTCCTCCCCTGTCTCTCTTCCAGGTCATCAGCCCCAGTCCAGCTTATTGTCCAGGTGGCAGCCCATGGACTGTTCGGGCAGCCACCCAGGTATGACAAAAGCTGGTGGCCCACTCTCCATGAAGTGTTTTGGGGTACAGTTTCCTGCTTTGTCCCAGAAGCATGGGGCCTACTACGACTGAGGATTGGACTCTAAGGGTGGGACATCCTGTCCCCCTCTTGTCTCAGAAGACTCAACCTGTCCTTTTGCATCTAAGAACATCAATGTGACTCTGGGGATAGGAGAGCCACCTACAGAAGGGCGAATGGCGGTTGGCAGAAACTCAGAACCTCTGACATATAGGGCCTGCTGTTTAGCTCCAAGCTGGAAGGGGAGCCTCCCCACAGCTTCTGctcccttcttctgcctcctccagGCCACACCCCTTCAGCTTTCA includes:
- the Vsig10l gene encoding V-set and immunoglobulin domain-containing protein 10-like — translated: MGLPSALLLFLLLAFRAGLLALQPASRPPRPSASSSDSGGSSQGFVSKDSSQPPSQNFPDQPPGSEASAAIPDSNWFPRGLNSSHVPGSFWTNVSSGGQYLSPDGTFSKIPASQVAFDGFNSQDPAKDPGPSFSVQVPGTKVPSKAPGSKPPLKHHNLELSAQNLESKVSLETHQAASFPQQVGGPLAVLVGTTIKLPLTPVPSPRPPAPLVVWRRGSKVLAAGGLGSQAPLISLDPMHQARLRFDQIRGGLELTSARLDDAGVYTVEVIRGGVSQQIREFTVGVYEPLPQLSVQPRAPETEEGAAELSLRCVGWNPGSGELSWSRDGRALESPDPEGAEPPRIRAKRDQLLISRPVRSDHARYTCRVRSPFGHTEAAADVSVFYGPDAPVIKVFSDRDAVPELYVTAGSNVTLHCSAPSRPSADIAWSLADPTEAAVPAGPRLLLPSVGPGHAGAYACIAANPRTGRRRRSVLNLTVADLPPGAPQCSVEGGPADRSLRFRCSWPGGVPAASLQFQGLPEGVRSEPVPSALLVAVPARPELSGVAVTCLARHLVATRTCTIIPEAPQEVLLQPVVEETEPGDVVVTLEVTGCPPPSRASWAREGRPLASGGGSRLRLSEDGRKLLISNFNLDWDLGNYSVLCSSALGAGGNQITLAGPSISSWRLQRAQEAAVLTWDVERGTLLTGFHIQAWTDGSDLDRVTMSRDWVSLLVLGPQERSAIVPLPPRNPGTWTFRILPILGSLPGTPSQSRVYQADSALSPGAIAGIVLGSLLGLALLAGLLLLCICCLRHFPGKKVQNLTPVRTPRPLPIKSQLQSPRPVKAQQVISPSPAYCPGGSPWTVRAATQV